One Paenibacillus sp. FSL H7-0737 DNA segment encodes these proteins:
- a CDS encoding endo-alpha-N-acetylgalactosaminidase family protein, producing MRKRYKAVSLLLTLLLGVQLGLPSAAVFAAQESDVYFRDYNDGNIDGWAAAKGTTTFSADQGAVKAVTQGVVILADQDSPQVANAEYEVKLKFSQPATRFGLVYRFVDSNNYNVIQYDAGSWGWDAMKGGTESYGNITAPGFTFAADQQYTLKLRYEKGSVALSIDGNNVLTTSLPSLSTSAGKIGLRSWFNNKTLWIDDVKVTPIVSTDPVPRPITITETLSSDTMKVEIDKEFPRVKQYTWLDSGAEMYGQLNGFNEIKINEKSYFIVASDFSKKAADATHGESAAYTLQIPEIKVNLKVEMEVQDNILQFKVASIEENGTEKVRTIEFPDHDLVSVIGTQPTAQETAVRITGGWNVVQDEFNDLKAGGADVSGGRAYAFVNSDVLAASVITNVVNGFDKVRIKVGDDTALHTKKAALSGGSWVYRGSTVLDPEPLPWAKVVLTPDANGDKVVDWQDGAIVYRQNTDAPTGSEMIRDNISYISMNIGSTTTSPFLRAFDNAKKISNLTDGFGQLILFKGYQAEGHDDSHPDYGGHIGIRQGGEKDFNYILSEGKKYNIRGGVHINATEYALDAFGTKMENMNQPLSKGWGWLDQTFYVNKTKDVESGELKRRLDMLKSDTGDNLSFVYVDVYDGADYNAKKLADYINGNGWMLGTEFAGPLFEQAAWVHWGTDPGYPNQGDDSKVTRFLRNQSLDGFLTTPLLKGNKQVGVGYWQNSAPFYSYQSTSAAFFNHNLPTKYMQHFPIIKMTDNRIDFEKKVVVERKQDGKIHLSKDGREIAIMTDSSNISDSTVFIPWSPETEDKIYHWNPAGGQTTWSLPESWSNVTKAQLYKLTDLGREHVGSVEVTGGKVTLTAQPGIGYALYKTTAAEEPEMEWGEGSSVKDPGFDSQTFGSWKKSSTATSDDHIKFVKNSNADDQLQVKGPGDAVIQQEITGLTPGKTYSASVWVKVDGKRTVKIGVKQGADKVVNTLDNTEHGFLAQQHKYVSTNFQRIKVTFDAVNETANLYLNVEDGSSTVTFDDVRVWENPTKTDAGNSVLFEDFENVDEGWGPFVYSKIGPVRTHLVEKGDNQIMTYVLDGNWSLKTNEDATGEWLRTLPHTLRMKEDNRYHLTMDYNSDETDMYTVAIRVKENGVVRDLVSENLKEGRDTLDLSFTTEGAKDAYLAIIKNKLNSQKELTGTLVVDNIRVDDEGAIVPEEGVLVSTITLTPNKMDLNKGQSSTVSAQVKPANAQDRTLLWTSDHPEIVSVDQAGKVTALQAGTAIITATAKDGSKKSATSTINVYMPNKQIPQSQMTAMASSFQPGGEASLALDGDMSTIWHTKWTPAHLPESITLDLGGKYNINQFNYSPRVSGTNGTITSYNLYTSVDGTNFTKIADGSWPLDQTTKIVRFTAVEATHLRLEAIEGVGTFASAAELNVFKTEDEAEAVKVTGIAMDKEQLEIKVGSTGELNAVIEPLNASNKKVLWSSSDEAVATVEQQEGHALVKGLKVGETVITATTMDGGFSATSRVIVTETDGELKSSSTLTAPSQVQPGEVFKVQYGLRNLSDKIFAQDIALEYAADVMEFVEARSLISGVSVIDSINSTPGKLRFIVASEGATNGISNSADVLELTFKAKEVNQTVNGAIAVKSAIISDDQGKEISAAISSVNVEIGKKGTQGDINGDGKITIGDLAMVAAQYGKTSASPDWEKAKKADMNGDGKVGLEDLVIVARKIVE from the coding sequence ATGAGAAAACGTTACAAAGCGGTTAGCTTGCTATTGACGTTGTTGCTAGGGGTACAGCTTGGCTTGCCATCGGCAGCCGTATTCGCGGCTCAAGAATCGGACGTGTATTTCAGAGATTACAATGATGGCAACATCGACGGATGGGCTGCAGCTAAGGGGACCACTACTTTTTCGGCGGATCAAGGTGCTGTTAAGGCGGTGACACAAGGGGTTGTTATTTTAGCAGACCAAGATTCACCTCAGGTTGCCAATGCTGAATATGAGGTGAAGTTAAAATTTAGTCAGCCTGCCACACGATTTGGACTGGTCTACCGATTCGTCGATAGCAATAACTACAATGTTATCCAATATGATGCGGGTTCTTGGGGCTGGGATGCAATGAAAGGAGGGACGGAATCGTATGGAAATATTACGGCTCCTGGTTTTACCTTTGCTGCTGACCAACAGTATACCCTCAAATTGCGCTATGAGAAAGGTAGCGTAGCTTTATCGATCGATGGCAATAACGTGCTTACGACGAGTCTTCCCTCATTATCGACAAGTGCAGGGAAGATTGGACTACGCAGCTGGTTTAATAACAAGACCCTATGGATTGACGATGTGAAGGTAACTCCAATTGTATCCACTGATCCAGTACCGAGGCCGATTACGATTACTGAAACTCTAAGCTCTGACACCATGAAGGTTGAAATCGATAAAGAGTTCCCTCGGGTTAAACAATACACATGGTTAGACAGCGGCGCGGAAATGTATGGACAGTTAAATGGATTTAATGAGATAAAAATCAACGAGAAGTCCTATTTCATAGTCGCTTCTGATTTTAGTAAAAAAGCAGCAGATGCCACTCATGGTGAGTCTGCAGCCTACACGCTTCAGATTCCAGAAATTAAAGTGAATCTCAAAGTTGAAATGGAGGTTCAGGATAACATTCTTCAGTTCAAAGTGGCCAGCATTGAAGAGAATGGTACTGAAAAAGTAAGAACGATCGAATTCCCTGATCATGACCTTGTCTCTGTAATTGGAACCCAGCCTACAGCGCAGGAAACGGCTGTCCGGATAACTGGGGGCTGGAACGTTGTACAGGACGAATTTAACGACCTTAAGGCGGGAGGAGCAGACGTGAGTGGGGGGCGTGCATATGCATTCGTTAACTCCGACGTCTTAGCTGCGAGTGTAATCACTAATGTAGTAAATGGCTTTGATAAGGTACGTATTAAGGTAGGCGATGATACAGCACTCCATACAAAGAAAGCAGCGTTATCAGGAGGATCATGGGTTTATCGTGGAAGTACTGTGCTTGATCCGGAGCCACTGCCTTGGGCTAAGGTTGTACTGACTCCAGATGCGAATGGAGACAAAGTTGTTGACTGGCAAGATGGAGCCATTGTATATCGTCAGAATACAGATGCTCCAACCGGCAGTGAAATGATAAGGGACAATATCTCCTATATCAGCATGAACATCGGATCTACTACAACCTCTCCGTTTTTGCGTGCTTTTGATAATGCGAAGAAGATCTCTAATCTCACGGATGGCTTTGGACAGCTGATTCTATTCAAAGGATATCAAGCGGAAGGTCATGATGACTCTCACCCAGATTACGGCGGCCATATCGGTATTCGTCAGGGTGGAGAGAAGGATTTTAATTATATTTTGAGTGAAGGCAAGAAATACAATATCCGTGGCGGTGTACACATTAACGCAACAGAATACGCGCTGGATGCTTTCGGTACCAAAATGGAAAATATGAATCAGCCATTGAGTAAAGGCTGGGGCTGGCTGGATCAGACATTCTATGTTAACAAAACCAAAGATGTGGAGTCCGGTGAATTGAAAAGACGTCTGGATATGCTGAAAAGCGATACAGGTGACAACCTTTCCTTTGTATATGTAGATGTATATGATGGTGCCGATTACAATGCGAAGAAACTCGCAGATTATATCAATGGTAACGGCTGGATGCTCGGTACAGAATTTGCAGGACCTCTGTTTGAGCAGGCAGCTTGGGTTCACTGGGGAACAGATCCGGGGTACCCGAACCAAGGTGACGACAGCAAGGTTACCCGTTTCCTACGGAATCAATCGCTGGATGGCTTCTTAACAACCCCTTTACTGAAAGGGAATAAGCAGGTAGGCGTGGGTTATTGGCAGAACAGTGCTCCATTCTACAGCTACCAATCAACTAGTGCGGCATTCTTCAATCACAATCTACCAACAAAATATATGCAGCATTTCCCGATCATCAAGATGACCGATAACCGTATCGATTTTGAAAAGAAGGTTGTAGTTGAACGTAAGCAGGACGGTAAGATCCATTTAAGTAAGGATGGTCGTGAAATCGCTATCATGACAGATAGCAGCAACATTAGTGACAGTACGGTCTTTATTCCATGGAGTCCTGAGACAGAAGATAAAATCTATCACTGGAATCCAGCGGGTGGCCAAACGACTTGGAGTCTTCCAGAATCATGGAGTAATGTAACGAAGGCACAGTTGTATAAGCTGACAGATTTAGGACGTGAGCATGTTGGCAGTGTAGAAGTAACTGGAGGTAAAGTCACACTTACCGCGCAGCCGGGGATTGGTTATGCCCTGTATAAGACAACAGCTGCTGAAGAGCCGGAAATGGAATGGGGCGAAGGGAGTTCGGTAAAGGACCCGGGCTTTGACAGCCAAACATTCGGCAGCTGGAAGAAATCTTCCACAGCCACAAGTGATGATCACATTAAATTTGTGAAGAACAGTAACGCCGATGACCAGCTTCAAGTGAAGGGTCCTGGTGATGCAGTAATTCAGCAGGAGATCACCGGACTTACACCGGGCAAGACGTATTCTGCATCAGTATGGGTGAAAGTAGATGGGAAACGCACCGTGAAAATCGGTGTGAAGCAAGGGGCTGACAAGGTTGTCAATACACTGGATAACACAGAGCATGGCTTTTTAGCCCAGCAGCACAAATATGTGAGCACGAACTTCCAGCGGATTAAGGTTACCTTTGATGCGGTTAATGAAACCGCAAATCTCTATTTGAATGTAGAAGATGGAAGTTCGACGGTAACCTTTGACGATGTGAGAGTATGGGAGAATCCAACCAAGACAGACGCTGGTAATTCTGTATTGTTCGAGGATTTCGAGAACGTTGATGAGGGCTGGGGTCCCTTCGTTTATTCTAAAATAGGTCCAGTTCGTACGCATTTAGTTGAAAAAGGCGACAATCAGATCATGACTTATGTTCTGGATGGTAATTGGTCGCTTAAAACGAATGAAGATGCAACCGGTGAATGGCTGCGTACATTGCCTCACACGCTCCGAATGAAGGAGGATAACCGTTACCATCTGACGATGGACTACAATTCAGATGAGACGGATATGTACACAGTGGCTATTCGAGTGAAGGAGAATGGGGTAGTTCGTGATCTGGTGAGTGAGAATTTGAAAGAAGGACGCGACACGCTGGATCTATCTTTTACAACCGAAGGGGCGAAAGATGCCTATCTGGCCATTATCAAAAACAAGCTGAATAGTCAGAAGGAGTTAACCGGTACACTGGTGGTCGATAACATTCGCGTCGATGATGAGGGTGCGATCGTTCCGGAGGAAGGTGTACTTGTTTCGACTATTACACTAACGCCAAATAAGATGGATCTGAACAAAGGACAGTCAAGCACTGTTAGCGCTCAGGTAAAACCAGCAAATGCTCAGGACCGGACACTGCTCTGGACTTCTGACCATCCGGAAATTGTATCGGTGGATCAGGCCGGAAAAGTTACTGCACTTCAAGCGGGAACAGCCATCATTACTGCTACCGCAAAGGATGGAAGTAAAAAAAGTGCAACCTCGACGATTAATGTGTATATGCCTAACAAGCAAATTCCACAATCGCAAATGACTGCAATGGCGAGTAGCTTCCAGCCTGGAGGTGAAGCGAGTCTTGCACTCGATGGAGATATGTCTACAATCTGGCATACGAAATGGACCCCGGCACACTTACCGGAATCCATTACTTTGGACCTCGGAGGCAAATATAACATTAATCAATTCAATTATTCACCTAGAGTATCTGGAACCAATGGAACGATTACAAGCTATAACCTGTACACGAGTGTTGACGGAACGAATTTCACAAAAATTGCAGATGGATCATGGCCCCTCGATCAGACCACAAAAATTGTTCGCTTTACAGCTGTAGAAGCAACACACTTGAGACTTGAGGCTATAGAAGGCGTGGGTACCTTTGCCTCTGCTGCCGAACTTAATGTGTTCAAGACGGAGGATGAGGCAGAAGCGGTAAAAGTCACAGGCATCGCTATGGATAAAGAACAGCTAGAGATTAAAGTAGGCAGCACGGGCGAATTGAACGCTGTGATAGAGCCTCTGAATGCTTCGAATAAAAAAGTACTCTGGAGCAGCAGTGATGAAGCTGTAGCAACCGTTGAACAGCAAGAAGGTCATGCTTTAGTTAAGGGATTAAAGGTAGGCGAGACCGTAATTACGGCAACGACAATGGATGGGGGCTTCTCTGCGACCAGTCGGGTTATCGTAACAGAAACAGACGGTGAGTTAAAATCTTCCTCTACTTTGACAGCGCCAAGTCAAGTTCAGCCAGGAGAAGTGTTCAAAGTTCAATATGGACTACGGAATCTGTCTGATAAGATTTTTGCGCAGGACATCGCCCTAGAGTATGCCGCGGATGTTATGGAATTCGTTGAGGCGCGTTCGTTAATTAGTGGGGTAAGCGTTATTGATTCAATCAACAGCACCCCAGGTAAACTTCGATTTATTGTAGCAAGTGAAGGTGCGACCAATGGAATTAGTAACAGTGCAGACGTCCTCGAATTAACCTTTAAAGCGAAGGAAGTTAACCAAACGGTAAATGGGGCAATCGCCGTTAAGAGTGCAATCATTTCAGATGATCAGGGTAAAGAAATTTCGGCAGCGATCTCTTCCGTAAACGTAGAGATTGGTAAGAAAGGAACGCAAGGCGACATCAACGGTGACGGTAAAATAACGATCGGGGATCTGGCGATGGTTGCAGCGCAGTATGGCAAGACTTCAGCAAGCCCTGATTGGGAGAAAGCGAAGAAAGCAGATATGAACGGTGACGGCAAAGTCGGATTGGAAGATTTGGTTATTGTAGCTCGCAAAATTGTAGAGTAA
- a CDS encoding family 20 glycosylhydrolase has translation MKKWLYGFTVFCLVLYSTPLPFAAAAEAENAKPKVIPSLQEWTGGSGSFKMTDSSKIVIPTSECLCELPATAEVFQEDLKELTGYDLPIVQNKPASKGDFLLRLDKTADESIGKEGYYFEVGDYVEIHANTETGVFYGTRTALQILEQDPEKASIVKGVAKDFPKYGERGFMLDVGRKFFTIDFLKDYAKFMSYYKMNDFQLHLNDNEIFKDNSREHWNKYTAFRLESTKYPELTAKDGHYTKQDMRELQDIAKIRGLNITPEIDTPSHALSFTKVRPDLVKDNLPVDHLDITRQETVNFIKDVWDEYLDGEWFDSETVHFGGDEFAPNDRTTFEKYREFLNTMNEHLKSKGKKSRMWGSLNAFPGTTVVDKDIAVNAWNNGWQDPVASVRDGFKIINTVDSTLYIVPKAGYYHDYLDSQWLFNNWDPTNFGGNTKLQEGEPNLLGAMFGAWNDMMGKKVSEADVHDRVKKAMPVLAEKMWRGQSTDSTFTEFQQLSAMLGEGPGTNLLHEVNTATDLVVHYPFEEGAQTVSDQSGNSYDATLGAGVTRVDDGKTGKGVRFAGTSDHIQTPLQVKGFPWTVSTWVKLNDQQEADEKILMESEYGAIKLKQKGTPNAGFTREGYDYSFNTAIPVGRWVHVAFRGDLNGTSLYIDGDLKGSVAVTTMLPAAIIGSSSKAFTGLLDEFKIFNRVLSGKEIAEEAGSPAWTINLAAHKTAVASSVEVPQFPASLVVDEVDTGVSRWSSKYTDNEWIYVDLGQSTDISKVIFKWESAYAKGYKVQVSDNAENWRDVYTTNAGIGGVEIVKFPTEQARYVRMLGTKRVGTYGYSMYEFEVYAPNPEDPVEVPAPVRYSASFENNSLEGWEHVIGKGVGRMELVEAPDQAGEHAVKFTSNSVNNLFIDQQSPSIGDGEIEFKITPQSDVIRTGVILRYVNNDAWASIGFDQGAWYWVNAQDSYGLLSNAQAAKLKKGTTSTVKVKFEGKHVALIINGTTYFDDAIAQIPTDAGKMGARVFGPSVTVFDNFMYSNNVPEVPVTGIKLDKTEISMKAGETQTLSASLQPGNATNKQVTWNSSDEAIATVQVQGGKAVVTALKAGTADITATTVSGGHKAVSKITVAREVPGEVATSLAAPKSVPYGQNFDITLGLHNVTKAVYAQDITIEFDASLMDYVSANALVDGVSILETKNTEGTVRVILASQGSGSAIKGDIDVAKITFKAKDLTEPQTGRITVKRATLGDSDGQEISAATSSAQVEFTTTVPEPSKDLNGDGKVSIGDLAIVAANYGKSSADPDWDKAKRADINSDGKVDLTDLVLIAKDIVIE, from the coding sequence ATGAAAAAATGGTTGTACGGCTTTACAGTTTTTTGTCTAGTGCTTTACTCTACTCCACTACCATTTGCAGCAGCGGCCGAAGCAGAGAATGCTAAACCAAAAGTGATACCAAGTTTACAAGAGTGGACTGGGGGAAGTGGTTCTTTCAAGATGACGGACAGTTCCAAAATCGTAATTCCCACGAGTGAATGTTTATGCGAACTACCAGCTACGGCAGAGGTCTTTCAAGAGGATCTTAAAGAATTAACAGGGTACGATTTACCGATTGTCCAAAATAAGCCTGCTTCTAAAGGGGACTTCCTACTTAGGCTCGATAAGACAGCTGATGAATCGATTGGCAAGGAAGGCTACTACTTTGAAGTAGGAGATTATGTGGAAATACATGCAAACACTGAGACCGGTGTGTTCTATGGAACAAGAACGGCACTACAAATTTTGGAGCAAGATCCTGAGAAGGCAAGCATTGTAAAAGGGGTAGCGAAGGATTTTCCTAAGTATGGAGAACGCGGTTTTATGCTTGATGTAGGACGCAAGTTTTTCACGATAGACTTCCTGAAGGATTACGCCAAATTTATGTCCTACTACAAAATGAATGATTTCCAGCTCCATCTGAACGATAACGAGATTTTTAAGGATAACAGCCGGGAGCATTGGAACAAATATACGGCTTTCCGTTTAGAAAGTACCAAGTACCCGGAATTAACGGCAAAGGATGGACACTACACGAAACAGGATATGCGTGAATTGCAGGACATCGCCAAAATACGGGGGCTTAACATCACGCCGGAAATTGATACCCCCAGCCATGCTCTTTCATTTACAAAGGTTAGACCAGATCTGGTTAAGGATAATTTGCCTGTCGATCATCTGGATATTACACGTCAGGAAACGGTCAATTTCATCAAGGATGTATGGGACGAATATTTAGATGGGGAATGGTTTGATTCAGAAACGGTTCATTTTGGAGGCGATGAATTCGCACCTAATGATCGGACTACGTTTGAGAAGTATCGCGAGTTTTTGAACACGATGAACGAACACTTAAAGAGCAAGGGAAAGAAATCAAGAATGTGGGGCAGCTTGAATGCATTCCCGGGTACCACGGTAGTAGATAAGGATATAGCCGTAAACGCCTGGAATAACGGTTGGCAAGATCCGGTAGCATCGGTGAGAGATGGATTCAAAATTATCAATACGGTGGATTCCACGCTCTACATTGTACCGAAGGCTGGATATTACCATGATTATCTGGATTCTCAGTGGTTGTTTAATAACTGGGACCCAACCAACTTTGGTGGAAATACGAAGCTGCAGGAAGGTGAGCCGAACCTGCTCGGTGCGATGTTTGGGGCCTGGAACGATATGATGGGCAAGAAAGTAAGTGAGGCGGACGTCCACGATCGTGTGAAGAAAGCGATGCCTGTCCTTGCAGAAAAGATGTGGAGAGGCCAGTCCACGGACAGCACATTCACCGAGTTCCAGCAGTTGTCAGCGATGCTAGGCGAAGGTCCTGGAACGAATTTATTACATGAAGTGAATACGGCCACTGATCTTGTTGTTCATTATCCATTTGAAGAAGGCGCGCAGACGGTCTCTGATCAGTCCGGAAATTCCTATGATGCTACATTAGGAGCTGGCGTTACTCGCGTGGATGATGGAAAAACAGGAAAAGGCGTACGGTTTGCAGGGACTTCAGATCATATTCAAACACCGCTTCAAGTAAAGGGCTTCCCTTGGACGGTCTCCACGTGGGTTAAGCTTAATGATCAACAAGAAGCAGATGAAAAAATACTGATGGAATCCGAATATGGTGCAATTAAGCTGAAGCAGAAAGGGACACCAAATGCCGGATTCACCCGAGAGGGCTATGATTACAGCTTTAATACAGCGATTCCTGTTGGGCGCTGGGTACATGTTGCCTTCAGAGGAGATCTAAATGGAACTTCTCTGTATATTGATGGAGATCTAAAAGGCTCTGTTGCTGTAACGACAATGCTACCTGCGGCTATAATCGGCAGTTCATCCAAAGCATTCACTGGACTACTGGATGAATTCAAGATTTTTAATCGGGTACTATCAGGAAAAGAAATTGCGGAGGAAGCAGGATCACCCGCTTGGACCATCAATTTAGCTGCTCACAAAACAGCAGTAGCTTCTTCCGTCGAAGTACCTCAATTTCCGGCTAGTCTTGTAGTGGATGAGGTTGATACGGGTGTTTCTCGCTGGTCCTCTAAATATACCGACAACGAGTGGATCTATGTTGATTTAGGCCAAAGTACTGACATTAGCAAGGTTATTTTCAAATGGGAAAGTGCTTATGCCAAAGGCTATAAAGTTCAAGTATCCGATAATGCGGAGAACTGGCGGGACGTTTACACGACTAACGCTGGCATTGGCGGAGTAGAGATTGTCAAATTCCCAACTGAACAAGCGAGATATGTCCGAATGTTAGGTACGAAGCGAGTGGGAACCTATGGTTACTCCATGTATGAATTTGAAGTCTACGCTCCTAACCCAGAGGATCCTGTAGAAGTTCCAGCGCCTGTGAGATATTCAGCGAGCTTTGAGAATAACTCGCTCGAAGGCTGGGAGCATGTCATCGGTAAAGGTGTCGGACGTATGGAGCTTGTAGAAGCACCTGATCAAGCGGGTGAGCATGCCGTTAAGTTCACCTCCAACAGTGTAAATAATCTGTTTATCGATCAGCAATCTCCGAGCATTGGAGATGGTGAGATCGAGTTTAAGATTACACCGCAGAGTGATGTTATACGAACGGGTGTTATTTTGCGCTATGTCAATAATGATGCTTGGGCTTCTATAGGCTTTGATCAAGGTGCTTGGTACTGGGTGAACGCTCAGGATTCGTACGGTTTATTGAGCAATGCTCAGGCCGCCAAATTGAAAAAAGGCACAACATCGACCGTAAAAGTGAAGTTTGAAGGGAAACATGTAGCGCTGATTATCAATGGAACGACTTATTTTGATGATGCTATTGCACAGATCCCAACAGACGCTGGGAAAATGGGGGCTAGAGTATTCGGTCCTTCAGTTACCGTGTTTGATAATTTTATGTACAGCAATAACGTTCCTGAAGTTCCGGTAACCGGTATCAAGCTGGATAAAACTGAAATTTCGATGAAGGCCGGAGAAACACAAACGCTGAGTGCTTCACTTCAACCGGGGAATGCAACGAATAAACAGGTGACCTGGAATAGCAGCGATGAAGCTATTGCGACTGTTCAAGTTCAAGGCGGGAAAGCTGTCGTGACTGCGTTAAAGGCAGGAACCGCTGATATTACTGCAACTACCGTATCCGGAGGACATAAAGCGGTGAGTAAGATTACAGTGGCTAGGGAGGTTCCAGGTGAAGTGGCAACAAGTTTAGCTGCTCCGAAAAGCGTTCCTTATGGTCAGAATTTCGATATAACGTTAGGCCTACACAATGTTACAAAGGCGGTGTACGCCCAAGATATCACGATTGAATTCGACGCTTCACTAATGGATTATGTATCCGCTAATGCGTTGGTGGACGGCGTGAGTATCCTTGAGACGAAGAATACAGAAGGCACTGTACGTGTGATTCTGGCTAGCCAAGGTTCAGGGAGTGCGATTAAAGGGGATATTGATGTAGCTAAGATTACCTTTAAGGCTAAGGATCTGACAGAACCCCAAACCGGACGTATTACTGTAAAGCGTGCAACGCTTGGGGATAGCGATGGACAGGAAATAAGCGCAGCCACTTCCTCGGCTCAGGTGGAGTTTACAACAACAGTGCCAGAACCTTCTAAGGATTTGAATGGTGATGGCAAAGTCAGCATCGGCGATCTGGCTATTGTCGCAGCTAACTACGGAAAGAGTTCTGCAGACCCAGATTGGGATAAGGCGAAACGGGCAGACATCAATAGTGACGGCAAGGTCGATCTGACGGACCTGGTGCTTATAGCTAAAGACATTGTTATCGAATAA
- a CDS encoding S-layer homology domain-containing protein: protein MRRKRFTFALICTLCSSMWLSTVHAEKVSDFEMQTSATESANSTFTVTLKGKDIQDLYAYEAKFNFDPKVLEIVKAETKIKGFSVSPIVKNNEITIAHTKIGNVNGEKGNLDIATITFKAKRAGTTAVKWTALKVLDRNLKDQEFTPNQSSTFTKIFSDIVSHWAKQDIMEMVTKGIVEGMDADSFAPNNNITRAQFAALIARALDLTEGSGSNPFTDVKSGVWYEDTVKKAYAAGIISGLSKTKFAPEKSITREEMTTMLMRAKAYASGVKVDSMASDSTTAFKDDSKISPWAKASVGFALKSGLMKGRTQTTFAPKESATRAESAVVIKRLLNSK from the coding sequence ATGAGACGCAAACGATTCACATTCGCACTAATCTGTACGTTATGTTCTTCCATGTGGTTGAGTACAGTCCATGCTGAAAAAGTCTCTGACTTCGAGATGCAGACATCAGCTACTGAATCTGCTAATTCTACGTTCACCGTTACATTAAAGGGGAAAGATATTCAAGACTTATACGCATATGAAGCTAAATTTAATTTTGACCCGAAAGTGCTTGAGATTGTAAAAGCAGAAACGAAGATCAAAGGCTTTTCTGTATCTCCAATCGTTAAAAACAATGAAATTACGATAGCCCATACCAAGATCGGAAATGTGAATGGTGAAAAGGGTAATTTGGACATTGCCACGATTACCTTTAAAGCTAAAAGGGCTGGTACAACTGCAGTAAAATGGACCGCATTAAAGGTTCTTGATCGTAATCTGAAAGATCAGGAATTTACCCCGAATCAATCCTCAACATTCACCAAGATTTTCAGCGACATCGTCTCACATTGGGCGAAGCAAGATATCATGGAAATGGTCACTAAAGGAATTGTTGAAGGCATGGATGCCGACAGCTTTGCCCCGAATAATAACATCACTCGCGCACAATTCGCAGCTCTTATAGCCAGAGCATTAGATCTTACAGAAGGTTCTGGAAGTAATCCGTTTACGGATGTGAAATCAGGAGTTTGGTACGAAGATACGGTAAAGAAAGCTTATGCAGCCGGAATTATTAGTGGTTTGTCGAAGACGAAGTTTGCCCCGGAAAAAAGCATTACCCGTGAGGAAATGACGACGATGCTGATGCGTGCGAAAGCTTATGCTTCCGGCGTAAAGGTCGATAGTATGGCCTCAGATTCCACTACTGCATTTAAAGATGATAGTAAAATAAGCCCGTGGGCTAAAGCGTCGGTGGGGTTTGCCTTGAAATCAGGATTAATGAAAGGTAGAACTCAGACTACTTTTGCACCCAAAGAATCTGCCACAAGAGCCGAGTCAGCCGTTGTTATCAAGCGATTGTTAAATTCCAAGTAA